One segment of Leptospirillum ferrooxidans C2-3 DNA contains the following:
- a CDS encoding TolC family protein, with the protein MSRSVPGILLILLSILISSCPLPGLHSKNIAIAATSSINQDIEDLPKVPIFPSPQYRLLPITISQVLERVVKLSPEIRIQKKRLAVSYAIRDLAIEGFFPSFTVNGGTMAYNGEVQSSSGLFENIQKQHTMIEQGGVLSTSPGVSGFQTLIKTTRIDETRSQLSETINQKTAQAARLYFEESALLSRIYVLERAVAISAQILKEEKRLMELGGASIVGLLRAAHEVTRDSRALVEEERLTYIAGFRLAQLLGTGRETLPIPQESFILPRLFIQMPNRLEPLLTLSDKNRPLLQKRHYQVTEGRQGINEALYAPLLPTIGVTMLNGQLGPDPYALTGYGSTLFFASWTVGPGGILDPARILLTNRQKELADSRLERTRLLVHRQVSQSYESLNQSFSEERIAVSDVRLARQTFMASRKRVRLGVYHALELIISLRDLVHAQLKYVDATESFLQSQFDLLAATGSAPELVREPVAVDNRITPSMFTFSPPK; encoded by the coding sequence ATGAGCAGATCAGTCCCAGGAATTTTGCTTATTCTCCTTTCGATCTTGATCTCCTCCTGTCCATTGCCCGGCCTTCATTCCAAAAACATAGCCATTGCGGCCACCTCCTCCATCAACCAGGACATCGAAGACCTCCCGAAGGTTCCGATTTTCCCCTCACCACAATACCGGCTCTTGCCCATCACCATCTCTCAGGTGCTTGAACGGGTGGTCAAGCTCTCTCCGGAAATCAGGATCCAGAAAAAAAGACTCGCCGTTTCCTATGCCATCAGGGATCTGGCTATCGAGGGCTTTTTCCCGTCTTTTACCGTCAACGGGGGAACCATGGCTTACAATGGGGAGGTCCAGAGTTCGAGCGGATTATTTGAAAATATCCAGAAGCAACACACGATGATCGAACAGGGAGGAGTTTTGAGCACAAGCCCGGGCGTCTCGGGCTTTCAGACATTGATCAAGACAACCAGGATCGATGAAACCCGCTCTCAGCTGTCCGAAACGATTAACCAGAAAACGGCCCAGGCCGCCAGGCTCTACTTCGAAGAAAGCGCCCTTCTGTCCAGAATTTACGTTCTGGAAAGGGCAGTCGCCATATCGGCGCAGATCCTGAAAGAGGAAAAGAGACTAATGGAGCTGGGGGGAGCGAGCATTGTCGGCCTTCTCCGGGCCGCCCACGAGGTCACGAGAGACTCGAGAGCCCTGGTGGAAGAAGAGCGGCTGACCTATATCGCCGGGTTCCGCCTGGCCCAACTTTTAGGAACCGGACGGGAAACACTTCCCATTCCGCAGGAGTCCTTTATTCTTCCCAGGCTCTTCATCCAGATGCCAAACCGCCTGGAACCTCTCTTAACCCTCTCGGACAAGAATCGGCCCCTTTTGCAAAAACGCCATTATCAGGTCACAGAGGGCCGACAAGGCATCAACGAAGCGCTGTATGCTCCTCTCTTGCCCACGATTGGCGTCACGATGCTGAACGGTCAGCTCGGTCCGGATCCCTATGCGTTGACAGGATATGGATCCACCCTGTTTTTTGCCTCATGGACGGTGGGACCCGGGGGAATACTCGATCCTGCCAGAATTCTTCTGACAAACAGGCAAAAAGAGCTGGCCGACAGCAGGCTGGAAAGGACCAGGCTTCTGGTTCACCGGCAGGTCAGCCAGTCATATGAATCCCTGAACCAGAGCTTTTCCGAAGAAAGGATCGCCGTATCCGATGTCAGGCTTGCCCGGCAAACATTCATGGCCTCGAGAAAAAGGGTGCGTCTGGGTGTCTATCATGCCCTTGAACTCATCATCAGTCTTCGCGATCTTGTACACGCCCAACTGAAATACGTCGACGCAACGGAATCCTTTCTCCAAAGCCAGTTCGACCTGCTGGCCGCCACAGGATCAGCACCCGAGCTTGTCCGTGAACCCGTGGCGGTCGACAACCGGATCACTCCCTCCATGTTCACATTTTCCCCACCTAAATAG